In the Streptomyces sp. 3214.6 genome, GGCAAGCAGACAACCGATGAAGCCCTCCAGGGCCGGCCGGCGACCACCCGACCGTAACCACGAGAACCTCACCCGCGCGGCGCGCCCATGGCCATGTCTCAGGCATGGCCATGGGCGCGCTCGGCAGCTACCGCGGACACTGCTCGACCCGGATCGGCGTGCCGCCGGATCTGGCCGAAGATCGCCTCCCTGGCACTTGACTTTCTGCCGCGGAGGTCATCGCTCACCATGACCGGCGACACTCTCCAACCCGCGGCCCGACAAGCTTCGGCTACGACTGTTCTCAGCCACGCTCGATTCGTCACCGCCGCCGCCGCTCGACCCCGGACCGGCATTCGGCACCGGACAAACGCGGGGCCCGCTCGGCGAACTGCGCGTACCTCCGGCGCGACGGCCCAATAGGGGTTGCCGACCGCTGGATAGGGGTTGCCGATAGGGGTAATCCATCGGTAACTTTTTTTCTCGGTTCTTCGTCTTATATTCCGGCGCTGCGGCCACCGAGCCCGCCGGCGGCCGCAGTTTCCAGCCTTATGCCGCTCTGAGCGACGCCTTCGAGCGAGATTAGGATCGAGGAGAAAACATGGCCCGTACGAAAACCTTCGCGCTGACCCCCGAAGAGCTGAAGCAGTTCGCTCGCGATGGCTACATCGGCCCTTTCGACCTCTACACCGAAGAAGAGATGGAAGGGCATCTCAGGGCGACCAGGCCGAAGCTACTCAGGACCAAAACGTCCATTTATCACGAGGGGCAGACGGAATCCGGAAACACAAACCTGGCGGCCAGTTACGACCGCCATCTCGACATCGACTTTCTCGCCGAGCACGTCACGAGGCCGGAGATCGTGGACAGGGTGTCGAGCATCCTCGGGCCCGACACGCTCTGCTGGCGCACCGAGCTCTTCCCGAAGTATCCGGGTGACGAGGGAACGGACTGGCACCAGGCGGACAACTTCTCCAGCGTCGACGGTTCGAAGCACCCGCACATCGTGTGGCCGGAGGACGCGGAGTTCGGGGGCACCATAACCGCCTGGACCGCTTTCACGGAGGCGTCGGTCAAGAATGGCTGCCTTCAGTTCATCCCGGGCACCCACACGTCGATGAATTACGATGAGTCAAAGATCATGGAATACAATCCGGACATCATCAACCAGGTAGAGAAGGACGGCGTCAAGCGCGGGCTCTTCGGCTACGACTACCGGCAGTTGCAGAAGGATCCGGACTGGACTCCCGACGAGTCGAAGGCCGTCTCCCAGGTCATGCGCCAGGGCCAGTTCATTCTCTTCTGGTCGACGCTCATGCACGCGTCTCATCCGCACAGCGGCGAAACCGACCAGATGCGGCTCGGCTTCGCCTCCCGTTACCTGCCGACGCAGGTCCAGGTCTACCCGTACTCCGACGAGCTCCAGGAATTCGGTGCGCGGGCGAGCCTTGAGAAATATGGCTGCGTATTGGTGTCCGGCGAGGACCGATACGGCCACAATCGATTTGTTGAGAGCACTGTCAACGGATTCCGCTTCCCGGTGCACCAGGAGAAATGACAAATGAGCGAGACGGACAACCGAATGACGTCGGAAACACTGCTGGTATGGGTCGTCGACGAGTGCAAGCAGCTCGGCCTGCGGGTGACGGGCGGCGAGGACGACTTCTTCGAAGCCGGCGGCACATCGCTCACTGCGGTGAAGCTGATCGAGCGGGCGGAACGAGAGTTCGGCGACGACTCGCTTCCCGCTGACGAACTGTTCACCGAGAGCCGCGTCACGGACATCGTGGCCAGCATCCAGCGGAACAGCAAGCACGCTGACGCGGCGTCGGACTAGCAGGGTCGGCGTGGCGGCAACGGCCGACAAGTGGGTGATGACCCTCAAGGCGGCGACGGCAGAGCCGGTCAGCACATTGTTCTGCTTTCCCTACGCGGGCGGGAGCCCCGAGACGTTCCGTGCCTGGTGTGACGGGATCGCGGACGACGTGGAGTTGGTGTGCGTGGTGCTCCCCGGCCGGGGACGCCGGCTCAAGGAACCACGCTACGACCGGTGGCAGCCCCTGGTGGACGATGTCTTCGAGGCGCTGTCGCCGTATCTGAACCGCCGCCACGCCTTCTACGGCCACAGTTTCGGTGGGCGGCTGGCCTACGAGCTGTCTCATCTGGCCACGGCCGAGTACCCGGGAAAGACGCGTCGGCTGTTCGTTTCCGGCTGCCGGAGCCCGGATGTGCCGCAGCTGCGCCCTTATATGCATCGGATGACGGAGAGCGATTTCCGCGATGCGGTGGCGAAGATGGGC is a window encoding:
- a CDS encoding thioesterase II family protein, with protein sequence MAATADKWVMTLKAATAEPVSTLFCFPYAGGSPETFRAWCDGIADDVELVCVVLPGRGRRLKEPRYDRWQPLVDDVFEALSPYLNRRHAFYGHSFGGRLAYELSHLATAEYPGKTRRLFVSGCRSPDVPQLRPYMHRMTESDFRDAVAKMGGTPAELFEQEALMRLLLPTVRSEIHLAEIWDHRHATGVDVPITAIYSLDDAIDSWRTMRGWHRFTKQHCELIEVPGGHFFVDSHPEHVTRIVNTRLGNLNG
- a CDS encoding chlorinating enzyme; amino-acid sequence: MARTKTFALTPEELKQFARDGYIGPFDLYTEEEMEGHLRATRPKLLRTKTSIYHEGQTESGNTNLAASYDRHLDIDFLAEHVTRPEIVDRVSSILGPDTLCWRTELFPKYPGDEGTDWHQADNFSSVDGSKHPHIVWPEDAEFGGTITAWTAFTEASVKNGCLQFIPGTHTSMNYDESKIMEYNPDIINQVEKDGVKRGLFGYDYRQLQKDPDWTPDESKAVSQVMRQGQFILFWSTLMHASHPHSGETDQMRLGFASRYLPTQVQVYPYSDELQEFGARASLEKYGCVLVSGEDRYGHNRFVESTVNGFRFPVHQEK
- a CDS encoding phosphopantetheine-binding protein, with product MSETDNRMTSETLLVWVVDECKQLGLRVTGGEDDFFEAGGTSLTAVKLIERAEREFGDDSLPADELFTESRVTDIVASIQRNSKHADAASD